The DNA segment tgtacatggttaacactcagctgctccccaaaaggttggaggttcaagtcaacaatgggtgcctcaggagaaaggcttggtgttctacttccaaaaaaatcagccactgaataccctatggagcacagttctactctgacacatatggggctgccatgagtcaaattGACTCTCCAGCAACTGGGGGTTTTATAAGGTGCTACTGGGACTGGGTTTTAAGGAATTCCAGAAAATAGCTTAAAACTCAACACTGTTAAGAGTAAAGGCTctcagaggaagaagagaaagttgTTTGGAGCCTCTGTGGTCTGGTGACTTTTCAGTCTAGTGGAAAGCCTGACTCTGCTGGAAACATACATACTGAAAGTAGATCTCAAAACGCTGGGGTTACTGGGTTGAGGTTAAGCTGACAGACTTTATTTCAGTCTTCATTCAAGAGCTCAGTTGACGGCAAGATAAACAGGAGGTTGAACCAAGGAGATAATTTAATTTCAAAACCCAAAatgaactataaaaaaaatttgctcatatattttttcctattccTCCTACTAAGAGAAAATACAATTTCCTAATGGATTTATAAAAATAAGGATCCTAGGTCCCTTTTCTTCTCCTAAAATGAGGTTGCATCCAAAAAGtagtttaaaaatcaaaaaagaaagaaaaggggggaaaaaaaaagagaagagaaaaactaaTCTGTTAATCTTTTATTGCAGGATTAAAAAtcttagaaaaaataattttcttaggTAATTTCATTCTCAGATGGAAAAAGTAAAATCACTGATAGAAAATAATGGTGAAATTAGTTTTAAAATTGATGAGTCCTTTCAGCTTGTTTGCAAACAGGCATTTCCAATTTAATAAAAAGACTGTACTATAAACTTCACCAGGACCAAGTGTGGCTATTTGCAAATGGACATATTTTCTGCAAATGGGTCATAGTAGCTACGTGACTTTGTTTATTTCCAATTATATTGGTTAGTCAAACAAAGAttggtgactttattttcagCAATCCAAAATACAGGAAATGAAATTGGAATATATCACATTGGATAATTTTATAAGAAGAAACTTTTCATCTAGAATTTTGAATGTATTAGTGTTGAACTTTGGCTATCTTCTCATGCAGTTGTGACATGAGGGAGATACGCATTTTGTCTTTATCTGGACGCATCTATTACTAAAGACAAAACTCTGGTCtgtgaatgatgatattgaatcAGAATCATGAGGTAGCAGAGAATAAAGGAGCCATGAATCATCCAAGCAGAAATGTGTTTGGATGCTTATAGGCAGGCTGAATATTTTAAATACTCAACCAATTTTCAAGCTTCAAGACTCTGCCATGTAGGTTATACCAGGTTCTCAAAGTAGCTCTTATAAAAGCCAGGCtttgaggaatgacatcacagCATCAGCCAGACTGACCTGCTGATGTCATGGCTTCCTAGAAGAGGCAATGCTTCCTGCAGTGACATTACAACATGGTAACTCCCTAGAAATCAGCATACCTTGTAGGTAACTCTGGTGTCGGGGGCACCACCGGGCAGCTGGGCAAGTCGGTTATTTCAATAGCCCTCAATCTCTAATATAAATATAACAATCATACAATAAATATTGCACAAATATGTACACAAAAAACTAAATCATACCAGTATAAAAATAGAGCATGAAAGAGCCACTATCCAAATATACAACAATCATCTATTTTTAACAATCCATTTCTTTAAATTAGCAGTTCTGCTATTCACACTATAAAATTCTTTCTTGAAGGATATACATCTATTTAAAATTGCTCTCTTGGAACAGTTTAGCAATGGCTACTCTCATCTGAATGTCTAGTTTGTACAAGAAACAGAAACATATAAAATcacagaataaattttttttttccttcaaaataatATTCTAAACAATATGTAGTAACTTCTActactttttcttctactctGTGGTTAATTTTATTTCCTATAAGGCAAAATATGATGTGGCCATTATcttagtgggaaaccctggtggcgtagtggttaagtcctaaggctgttaaccaaagggccgccagttcgaatcctccaggtgctccttggaaactctatggggcagttctactctgtcctatagggttgctacgagtcaaaatcgactggatggcgctgggtttggtttttatcttagtgattttattttacagatatttttatctttttcttttaaagtccaGTAGCAAGAAGTGAATTAAGAAATGTGTGCAAAATGTAGTAGAAACACAGAGAGCTCACTGTAATATTTTATGCCCTTTTATGCAATTAATGAAACTTCCTGTTTAAAGGGGTTTCAGGAAACAATTATGCAAGGACCATTGTTTAAAATACAGGCAAGTCTACCCAAATACGAATGAAGTTTTGATGTGACTTAAATGAAGCTTTATGCGGATTTTAATATCTGCACTGATAGGCAAGGCTTTTTGTCCCCTTATTAAAAGATCTCTTTATGCTTGAAGATCTAATTTACATAATCAAATGCATCTACTTACAAGCCCAGGGGCTGAGCTAGAAAAGGGAATTCATCCGATTTCTAAAACTGGCATTATCGAGTACAGCGTGtatttagtttgtgtttttcctCAGTATAATACATAGAAATCCTTATTTACAAGGCATTCAATATTTTATGAAATGCTGTTTTAGGAACTCTGTTTTTGAATAGAGAGGGATGCtacaaaattatattaaaataggTATACCCATGATTTGCAgcgaaaaaaatgataataaaaatatactGTTCTTAATACATAAGGGCCAAATTTCTAAAAAATTGGATTCCCTTTATTCTCATCTAAAGCGGCAAGTTGATTCATCTGGAGTGGACTGCGGTCTTCATCACACGATGGCCGCAGGAAGGAAAGGTACGGAACTCACTTTCTCAGCCATTTCATGAGAGTGATGCAGCGAATGCTCTCTCTCTGAGAACATCCTCCTCTGTTCATAGCTGGCTAGCCGACACGTGAGCCACGAAGAGAGGGTGCAGCCCCCGATCCCAATGCACGCGAGCGACATGGAGGCGAGGTGCAGAGGGTAGAGGGAAGACGTCTTCTTTGTGACTGCCcgaagaaactgaaaattcagGATGCCCCCAATGAGTCCGCAGATACAGCAGGCTGAGAAGAGTATCATCTGGTAAGAAAGAGGAAAGTAAGGGAACTGACGTTAGAGTGGAGGAGACCAAGCTGACCAGACCAGAGACGCACTACCTGCTGCGGGCCCAGGATGACTGACGTACGACAGGGAGGTGGCCCCTTTGGTGCTCCGTAGAGAGTAGGAGTCACCCTTTCAGCTCAAGTTTCTATTCATTCTGACTCTTTGGGGAGAGGGTAGACCACGGGGGTTTTAGAAATTGATAGCTGACTATGTTAAGGCCAAGGATATGCCTTATGAAAACTCTGAAGTAAGCAAATTTGTCTTCTGTGTAGATTcagatttaaatattatttatttcgtattgggctgctaaccaaaaggctggcagtttgaacccaccaggggctccttggaaaccctatggggcagttctactctgtcctataggatcactatgagtcagaatctactggatggcagcagaatttttttttgtattatatacTGGGTGGTactatggagccctgctggccaaGTGGTTAAagaacgtggctgctaaccaaaaggttggcagctccttggaaaccctatgggtgcagctctgctctgtcctgtagggtcgctatgagttggaatccactggagggcacacaacaacaacaacatgcgcTACTACTATAGGAATGCCTGAGTGTTACAATtgtttaagtgctccactactaatcGAAAGGGcttcactgttaaccaaaaggttggtggttcaaacccacccagagccaccttggaagaaagacctggcaatctgcttatgaaaggtcacagctgtgaaaactctgaaacacatggggtcgtcatgagttgaagtctactcaacagcaactggttagttaGTTACGTGCTACAATGCTAGGAATTTTAATGGATATCATCCTAATTACCCCTCCTAACAAAGATAGTAATAaaccttttgggaaaaaaaaaaaaaaagagagaatggtcAGCAGGTAGAAGTcaaatttagagattagactcagATTTTCTGACTTCAAATCCAGTTTCCTCCACAATATCTAAAtacccagacccactgccattgagtcgattctgacttgtagggaccacataggacagagaagaactaccccataggtttcccCAGGAGTGGCTGTTAgcttcaaactgttgaccttttaaccactgtatcaccaggaccCCAATATCTAAATATCTTCTCATTAAATTATCATTAGTTCCACCTAGCTTTAAATCTTTATACCTCCCTAGCCATGTGAGTTTAGGGAATTTAGCTAAATCCTATTTATATTCActaagttttttgtgtgtgtgtgtatccatttCTCCAGCAGATAGCTTAGGACTCAGTGTGGACTCACCCTATATCTTACAATCTTTTGTTACTCTGTGGCACCACTGTGAAGTATACACAGCAGGTATTTCATAAATACTTTTCGATTGGTCCTTTTGAAGAAGCACAGGATGTGACTTTGCTTTTGAGCCTACCATTGATTTGATCTGGGTCTCTTTTAATAAAACCAGGAGGTTTTATTCAATCTAAATATCAGAGGCTCCCCTACAGAACCAAGTCCAATGCCTTCTGTGTagtaaaccaaaacaccaaaccaaacccattgctgtcgagtcgattctgagtcatagcgaccctacaggacagagtagaactgccccatagagtttccaaggagcgcctggcggatttgaactgccaacctttaggttagcagccgtagcacttaaccactacgccaccagggtttcatgttCTGTAAATATTCAATAGATTTGATTGACTATTCCAATAGCtttaagaattttatttattttgtttctttcatctAGTCTAAATTCTCCTATGGACTTTAGAGTGTGATACTAATTTAATTATCAACCTTATTTCCATTCTCCTCTGGAACCCTCTTTCTACCCTAGTTACCTCTCTTGTCCATCAGTATAGCTTGCTCATTGCCACCTCAATGATACTTTTCCTTCCCTGGAAataattttgtttcttccttgGACTTCTAGATTGCAGGCCCAAATCAAgttctaattttttaaagaagcctTGCTGGACTTTACTGAACTCCTCCTTTGCTATAATTCTACAGGACAAACAGCTATGTAACTTACTAGAGCGTTTAATTTTATATGATTGGGTATTATTTACTGGTGACAAATCAATTTGACAAGTGCTTCCTGAGTACCTACCATCTATTAGGCCCTCAGCCAGCTGCCAGTAGTACAAAGGGGAAATCACTCACAGTCCATCGCCCTGAGTACCTTGCAGTCTCCTCAAAGGAAAGATCCAAAATTTCAATATGGtgtagaaaatatttagaaaatgggGAGAATGGGATGCCCTAAGTGTAAGTGTAGGAAAGAGGGGAACTTAACCCAACTAGGGTTTTTGGAAGAGGCTTTTTGGATTAAACGTCATCTCAGCTAAGTGCAAGCAGTTCCCGCCAAGGGCAAAGGCATGGATGTTTGAAAGAGCATAATGGGCAGAAAGGACTACAAGTAGATGATTTTGTTTCTCCAACTTAGTTCAGCTTTCCTTATTGTGTCTTCCTCGGAAAGTATGTATTACCAGGGCTCTAAACCCAGGATAAACaagtaaattattttataattgaCAAAATATAATCTTGAAAATGGAttaccaaataaataaatcaccCCGTTAAGTGAGAACTTGTAACTCTCAATTTCAAGAAGTATCAACCAGTTGTATTTCATTTTAACGTATATTCAGGTGGCCTGCAGCTCCTTGGGAATCTATGTCAGTATTCATGCGTTGTCAGAATATATGGTAAGGTATTATATTCTGGCCTTCAAGTAATGAATTACTTTTAATTAAGAAACTCAATGACAAATTCAGTTTACCATCACAGGGAAGAAACACCTCCATCCTGATGTTATTCTCATTAATTCTTAAAAGCATGGCGTTTCGTTAACACTTGAAGACAGGTCATTCTCAGCTAGGAATTAAAACTCTAAAATCTGTGTCCAAGTTTACAGTCATGTACCATTTTCCAATCCTACCTGGACCCCAGAGATATTTGGAGTGGAGGAATTTTCACATAATTTGATTGGAGGTTAGAGAATTCTTCATAGTTAAATGTCATCTATAGGATCCTCAGATGATACAAGAGGATAAAGTGGGTGGTagcttctaaaattttttttttcttttataatttataagagaattgtcgttagttgctcttgagtcaattccaactcctgtcTACCCTGTGtgtgtagaatagaactgctccacagagttttcaaggctgtcttctgagatcactaggcctgtcttctgaggtgcctctgggtgggttcaaacagccaaccttttggctagtcattgagtgcttaactgtttgtaccacccagggacctgagatagaaaagagacattagtacctttaaaaaaaaaaaaaacctttttttttctttcttcctctcttctgttcCTCCCCCTTTTCATTCTTTCTGTAATTCAGAAAATCATTACTACAATAACCATATAGAGGTTTGATAGAGGAAGGATTTAGAAAAAATGAGGGCCAGGCCTAAAGGGTGATGGTAGAATCATAGATGGAAATGACTATACTCCAGGAAAAAAATTTCCCAAGAgttcttttttccatttgtgtaattAAATGAAATGTGCATCTCAAGCAATGAGGTATCTGGAGCAATggggttttcatcttttttttatcaGAGCAGATATTCTCCCAGAGAAAGGCATgattataaaaatgaattaaacaaAAATAACTCTCCATTTCTTGTGCTGCTCAGCTAACTGACCTTGTCTTGTAAAACACTTCTTCAATTCAAAGGTCATTTCCTGGAGTCCATGGGCAGTATTAATTTTGCCAATCTGTAAAGGCATAAGGTCTCTCCTATAATATCCAAGAAAATGAATGGTGCTTTTCCCTTCTTTCCAAACTCTCGTAAAATACCATGGAAAGCAGTGGGGAGCCCATACTAGAGCAGGCAGAGGTTCTCCTGCAGCCAATCTGAGCATAAACTGGGAGCATGTTCGTTACCCTCTGAGCCCTATCATAGTAGCATGGGACATCTGTGAACACTTTAGGTGATGCATTCATGGTCAGAAAAATGATAGAAAGCTCTGAGAATTCATTGTAACCATAACAACACAGTCTTGTTGCTTTGCTAAATTAGCTTTGCAGACAAAGAAGGCCAGTAATCCTTAGGCCCCATTCCATATTTAACTAGTTAAATCTCTCATGAACCCAAGCTATGCTTTTTCAGCCTACTGAAGGATTCATGTGATAGTCTGGGAGTCTATAAACTGGAAACCTGCAGACTGGCATCCACAGCCGTTGTGAAGGGCTGCATATTCATGCTATTTAAAGAAGCTATCAAAGCTTTTCTTTTTGTCCCAGTCTCTAATAATCTTGATGGCTTTCTTTGAAAATAATAGAGCCAGGATTTATTTGTCAGACTTCTTTTTATCCTCAACGAGTAACATTCAGCATATGGAAATTGgcttcttagcttttttttttttttttttgagttcttacatTTCAAATGCTTTAATGCACAAGACAAGCAAGGCAAAAACTTACGACAAGTCCAGATTTTTTTTTGGCACACAATATTCCACATATGCCACAAAGAAGAAACTGCAAAGGAAAAGAAGAGCAATTATTTCTTATTCAAAGATAGCAGAGCCCCCTAGTCTTTGCTTATAGTTCACTCATGACATTTACTTCAAGGAAGCTTAAAATTTTACACTTTTACATTATTTATGTAATAATAGCATTAATATATGacattccttttggttttctttttccatcGAAAGCTGGGAAGGAAAATGCCGCCTTctaaagtaaaccaaaaaaaaccccaaacccagtgccgttgagtcgattccgactcatagcgaccctgcaggacagagtagaactgccccatagagtttccaaggagcgcctggcggatttgaactgccaaccttttggtcggcagccacatcacttaacaactacaccaccagggtttccgaattaggaagtgataaaaaaaaaaaaaaaagtaaacttgaatgaaaatgtcttttttataaatttgacATAGGTAGGGCATTGGAGGATTTAAGCAAAGCTTGAATCAGTTTTAGTACTAGGCAAAATtatgaatgaaattattttttttcccccttttacagCCTTCTTAACCCTCCCCTGCCTTCTCAAGGAGAAAAGTGGTGTGATGCATTTATTCATACTAAGCAATTAGAACTCAATAGGTTATATTACAGAAAGGAAACCTagcataagtaaaaaaaaaaaataagatctttttatttctgtatagaAGAGGTTCTTTGTACCTTTCAAACTATGTCAGGTAACATAACTATCTCCTCATTTCACCATAAACACTGACCTTGCTGATATTCTGAAAGAACACACGAAGATGATGTTATTGATGACATGTTATTTGTTCTAAATAAAGGCGTCAGTGACATAACGGCTATGCAGAAGCAGCTACATTGGATCATCTAACAACGACAGACTATTAGACATTTTGGTTTTCATAAAATGGTAGATTCCTTAATTTGGATAGAAACATTTAGGGCTATTTGGATGCAAATTTGCACACACTTTCAATCTGGCATAaactttataaataaaacaataaagccATTAATAAGTAATAAACCCATTGAGGGCTTCCAGATTTGCAAAGAAAAACTTGACTCTGGCTAAGCTTGTCTCCATTtgaccaggaatttttttttttcttcagttttgctaTTTGGAGTCAGAGCTGAACATATAAATCGTTTTACATAAGCATTCCACACCTGGGTGTATTTTTAAAGATGCTTTAAGGATTATAGAGAATAATAAGAATATGAAAAGCATGAagaaaatttgatgaaaaatgaTGGGTAAGGGAAGTTGTTACAAGGAAATTTTCCTCATAAGAGaacaaaataattataaatgatGCAACAATACAGCAAGACAAAAAGACACTGGGTTAGATAAGAATTTAGTATATAATATAGATGAGATTTCAAATTAATGGGGAAAGAATCCTATCACTTTTTCAATTAATGGAATTAGAAATATTTGCTAAGCTTCCTGATATCATATACTAAAATGACTATGAAACTGacaattaaatgaataaaaatttcatGAATATAGTAAGAGATAAGTCAAAGATTTATCTAATTTTAGAGGAGTGGAAAGGATTTTCTAAACTAGCACCAAAGTCATAGACCAAatgcaaaatatttataaatgttaatacaaaaaattagaattttatgTCAAAAATATCATAACTCTCAAAGGCACAAAATAAGTTGGGATTGTATTCAGGATATATGTGATAGGATAAAGGGTTAACATACTATATAGAgatctaataaaatattttttaattccataaaaCCATGAGGAGCTAGAAACTCAGAACTCCATAGAACTTGAATACGTGCATAATTTTTATAAGCCTTGTAAAACTATTGCTCCGTGACCATTTCTTACCATCCTCTGTGTCCTAGACCTAGATGAACTTGTCCTTATATGATCTTTTCCTGGATGATCTCATTTCACATCTTTCAAGGTTGGGTTCAAGCAATTCCTTAGCTTCGACCAATTCTTTACCTCGCAGTGCTGCTAAGCTTCGGATTAAAGCCCAAGCATGTCCTGCTCCTTAAGCTTCCCTGATTCACCCATGCTCAACCTGAAAGCCTATT comes from the Elephas maximus indicus isolate mEleMax1 chromosome 8, mEleMax1 primary haplotype, whole genome shotgun sequence genome and includes:
- the TMEM196 gene encoding transmembrane protein 196 isoform X4 yields the protein MCTSGQIIGSLLVLSVLEIGLGVSSVAVGAVSFSLALREYKPQLGDSSPVWSGVCFLLCGICGILCAKKKSGLVMILFSACCICGLIGGILNFQFLRAVTKKTSSLYPLHLASMSLACIGIGGCTLSSWLTCRLASYEQRRMFSEREHSLHHSHEMAEKRLRAIEITDLPSCPVVPPTPELPTRYADF
- the TMEM196 gene encoding transmembrane protein 196 isoform X5, which gives rise to MCTSGQIIGSLLVLSVLEIGLGVSSVAVGAVSFSLALREYKPQLGDSSPFLLCGICGILCAKKKSGLVMILFSACCICGLIGGILNFQFLRAVTKKTSSLYPLHLASMSLACIGIGGCTLSSWLTCRLASYEQRRMFSEREHSLHHSHEMAEKRLRAIEITDLPSCPVVPPTPELPTRYADF
- the TMEM196 gene encoding transmembrane protein 196 isoform X3; its protein translation is MNRSADTSKFLLCGICGILCAKKKSGLVMILFSACCICGLIGGILNFQFLRAVTKKTSSLYPLHLASMSLACIGIGGCTLSSWLTCRLASYEQRRMFSEREHSLHHSHEMAEKEVTDNMSNGGPQLIFNGRV
- the TMEM196 gene encoding transmembrane protein 196 isoform X2; the encoded protein is MCTSGQIIGSLLVLSVLEIGLGVSSVAVGAVSFSLALREYKPQLGDSSPFLLCGICGILCAKKKSGLVMILFSACCICGLIGGILNFQFLRAVTKKTSSLYPLHLASMSLACIGIGGCTLSSWLTCRLASYEQRRMFSEREHSLHHSHEMAEKEVTDNMSNGGPQLIFNGRV
- the TMEM196 gene encoding transmembrane protein 196 isoform X1, with amino-acid sequence MCTSGQIIGSLLVLSVLEIGLGVSSVAVGAVSFSLALREYKPQLGDSSPVWSGVCFLLCGICGILCAKKKSGLVMILFSACCICGLIGGILNFQFLRAVTKKTSSLYPLHLASMSLACIGIGGCTLSSWLTCRLASYEQRRMFSEREHSLHHSHEMAEKEVTDNMSNGGPQLIFNGRV